One stretch of Chryseobacterium indologenes DNA includes these proteins:
- a CDS encoding JAB domain-containing protein, with product METETINYQSKYGPNTNFQFPTDEDTQYLKTSAGEVLPYKLFSGRNDADPNSALLREKDNQGYANDFALVERQFSENKSLSFMAGTKVSDVNDVAWLFRALEDEAVEHTFALYKFKDDSYLVQHLSTGGITSTVVDLRLLTGNVFKMQPESITLVHNHPSGQLISSKHDRMLLQRLHEIFDHTGIKVEDGIVINLRSGKYLVFNGDLGSDQVLELSVQNQQQRKVSTFSFNKQIFAANYQPFKINSPEDTAAYISSQKFGLSDKTEAIILNNANDIVGKFILPQHRQFEKLTELMTIHAGTGVILYGNNVNEQMYKEYREKLELMGFTALDAILLESGNYHSLYEKTKINVYNHLVDKFSKNQLNAEPIVGVSENNPNNSYSKNFRNMEEPPQMDYVKLFIDDSEGNTKHEFEISLTEDDKVNYSQIASKIQLYRKPEDHVLLFVGGELLTYEGNEETEKIIDSLKSLFLPDEKKRSNLFSQSNFHSRFKEEMDATRSGFSIDDIIGEPSIKDYAKMNGDDLTQHLNKNKEYFNNQTPNIMETQKEFNQVDYLKNQLKYLGFGEDEKLHKELEKGIKSKNQQFEIKTSSDKALPGNKVDFALKFNKTESGGVFLNSYDAKLKNEKGEDITHNFSVNRENTFTAKEAVNLLEGRSVKIEFHNPKSDQSETAFVQFNFEEPKTEKGNYMFQNFYKNYGVDTDKIVEKANLVFEKPEYRENTIKSLEKGNVVKVKFEMDDKIMEGKAVLNPQYKNLNLYDNDMNRINTNKPLQGLENEEKQEKAHVKEQSIKR from the coding sequence ATGGAAACAGAAACGATTAATTACCAGAGCAAATATGGACCGAACACGAATTTCCAATTTCCGACGGACGAGGATACGCAATATCTCAAAACGTCGGCGGGCGAAGTATTACCCTACAAACTCTTCAGCGGGAGAAATGATGCTGACCCAAATTCCGCCCTCCTACGGGAAAAGGACAATCAAGGATACGCCAATGATTTTGCGCTCGTAGAGAGACAGTTTTCGGAAAATAAAAGTCTTTCATTCATGGCGGGAACCAAAGTTTCCGATGTGAACGATGTGGCTTGGCTTTTCCGTGCACTCGAAGACGAGGCGGTGGAACACACCTTTGCACTCTACAAATTCAAGGACGACAGCTACCTCGTTCAGCATCTTTCAACAGGCGGTATTACTTCCACAGTGGTGGATTTGCGTTTGTTGACGGGAAACGTCTTCAAAATGCAGCCCGAAAGCATCACGCTCGTCCACAACCATCCTAGCGGACAACTGATTTCGAGCAAACACGACCGAATGTTGTTGCAAAGGTTGCACGAAATCTTCGACCACACGGGAATCAAGGTGGAAGACGGCATCGTCATCAATCTTCGTTCGGGGAAATATTTAGTATTCAACGGAGATTTGGGAAGCGACCAAGTGTTGGAACTTTCGGTGCAAAACCAACAGCAGCGAAAAGTCAGCACCTTTTCCTTTAACAAGCAGATTTTTGCCGCCAATTATCAGCCGTTTAAAATCAATAGTCCCGAAGATACCGCCGCCTATATTTCGAGTCAAAAGTTTGGGTTGTCGGACAAAACGGAAGCCATCATCCTGAACAATGCGAACGATATCGTGGGAAAATTCATTCTTCCGCAGCATCGACAGTTCGAGAAACTGACGGAACTGATGACCATCCACGCCGGAACGGGAGTTATCCTTTATGGGAACAATGTGAACGAGCAGATGTATAAGGAATACCGCGAAAAACTCGAACTGATGGGGTTCACAGCATTGGACGCGATTTTATTGGAAAGCGGAAACTACCACTCCCTTTACGAAAAGACCAAAATCAATGTCTATAACCATCTCGTGGACAAATTCAGCAAGAACCAACTGAATGCGGAACCCATTGTCGGCGTATCGGAAAACAACCCAAATAATAGTTACTCTAAAAATTTTAGAAATATGGAAGAACCACCACAAATGGATTACGTCAAACTGTTTATTGACGATTCCGAAGGTAATACCAAGCACGAATTTGAAATCTCCTTGACGGAAGACGACAAAGTGAACTACAGCCAGATTGCCTCAAAAATCCAGCTGTATCGAAAGCCGGAAGACCATGTTTTGCTATTCGTTGGCGGAGAACTGCTTACCTACGAGGGAAATGAGGAAACAGAAAAAATCATCGATTCCCTTAAAAGTCTTTTTCTTCCCGATGAGAAAAAACGGAGCAATTTATTCAGCCAAAGTAATTTTCATTCGAGATTTAAAGAAGAAATGGATGCCACAAGGTCAGGATTTTCGATAGACGACATCATTGGAGAGCCTTCTATAAAAGATTACGCCAAAATGAACGGAGATGACTTAACACAACACCTCAATAAAAACAAAGAATATTTTAACAATCAAACCCCAAACATTATGGAAACACAAAAAGAATTCAACCAGGTAGATTATCTAAAAAATCAGCTTAAATACCTCGGTTTCGGCGAAGATGAAAAACTTCACAAAGAATTGGAAAAAGGCATCAAGTCCAAAAACCAGCAATTCGAAATCAAAACTTCATCGGACAAGGCACTGCCCGGAAACAAGGTCGATTTTGCCTTGAAATTCAACAAGACGGAAAGCGGCGGCGTTTTCCTCAACTCCTACGACGCCAAATTAAAGAATGAGAAAGGCGAAGACATCACCCACAATTTTTCGGTAAACAGAGAAAACACCTTTACCGCGAAAGAAGCAGTAAACCTTTTGGAGGGAAGAAGTGTGAAAATCGAGTTCCACAACCCAAAGAGCGACCAGTCGGAAACCGCCTTCGTGCAGTTCAACTTTGAGGAGCCAAAGACGGAGAAAGGAAACTATATGTTCCAGAATTTCTACAAAAACTACGGTGTCGATACCGACAAAATCGTGGAAAAAGCCAACCTCGTTTTCGAAAAGCCGGAATACAGGGAAAACACCATCAAATCCCTTGAAAAAGGAAATGTGGTGAAAGTGAAATTTGAAATGGACGACAAAATAATGGAAGGAAAAGCGGTGCTCAATCCGCAATACAAGAACCTGAACCTTTACGACAACGACATGAACCGCATCAACACCAACAAACCCTTGCAGGGACTGGAAAATGAAGAAAAACAGGAAAAAGCCCATGTGAAGGAACAGAGCATCAAACGATAA
- a CDS encoding M23 family metallopeptidase, giving the protein MKNRTTIITLTILLLTGGYSMAQFNTLMPTKPHKTEDFKIMETPKEENSNQKKEKKSWKEIFNITPKSELKNETESSMKMLTSQIDSLKTMLKNYHNGNNQSNVDYKKMKDSLFELMQNFQPEKKQEKDFETTFEGLRKNISMPLRNRISVTSPYGTRMHPIFGTAKMHNGIDLKANYEDVHAVLDGIITEAGWDSKGGGNYIKIKHFNRFETSYLHLSEIYYKVGEKVRAGFIIGKSGNTGNSTGPHLHFAVKEFGQSINPYHFLNDLNKANNLIATYYAN; this is encoded by the coding sequence ATGAAAAATAGAACGACAATAATAACATTAACAATTCTCCTTTTAACAGGCGGTTATTCCATGGCTCAATTCAATACGCTGATGCCGACAAAACCACACAAAACGGAAGACTTTAAAATTATGGAAACCCCAAAAGAGGAGAATTCCAACCAAAAAAAGGAGAAAAAATCGTGGAAAGAAATCTTCAACATCACCCCAAAATCGGAACTGAAAAACGAAACCGAAAGTTCAATGAAGATGTTAACGAGTCAAATCGACTCTCTAAAGACGATGCTTAAAAACTACCATAATGGAAACAATCAAAGTAACGTGGACTACAAAAAGATGAAAGATTCACTATTTGAACTGATGCAAAATTTTCAACCCGAAAAAAAGCAGGAAAAGGATTTTGAAACCACCTTTGAAGGTTTACGGAAAAATATCTCAATGCCTTTGCGCAATAGAATTAGCGTGACTTCGCCTTACGGAACAAGGATGCATCCAATTTTCGGCACTGCAAAAATGCACAACGGAATTGACCTCAAAGCCAACTACGAAGATGTTCACGCCGTGCTTGATGGAATCATTACCGAAGCAGGTTGGGATTCCAAAGGCGGTGGAAACTACATCAAAATCAAACATTTCAACCGATTTGAAACCTCCTATCTCCACCTCTCCGAAATCTACTACAAAGTCGGGGAAAAAGTGAGGGCGGGCTTCATCATCGGGAAAAGTGGAAACACCGGAAACTCTACCGGACCGCACCTGCATTTTGCGGTAAAGGAGTTTGGACAAAGCATCAATCCCTACCATTTCTTAAACGACCTAAACAAAGCAAACAATTTAATCGCAACCTATTATGCAAACTGA
- a CDS encoding type IV secretion system DNA-binding domain-containing protein produces MQEQQHQIKIYGFLQKAVYAVVALDCASLFYLDADIPIVSNLLKNFSKMSFFYPPINAKFATLILIGLVAVGTKAKKKKDLNIATEIVIPMILGLLMIFSSLVWQNEAGNSKLPKIFPALNLYQVIYAVLSFLGAVILQMGADAISKLMQQKMGKDRWNVEEESFAQNQELVETDTSINIPYLFRYSKKINKGWVNINPFRGTMVIGTPGSGKSFGIINPAIRQMIAKGFCLCIYDFKFPDLAQIAYYHYLLKKSKDSGYEYDFHVINLNEVEKSKRVNPFKKEYIQTLAEAQEMAESMVSSLQKGGSSSGGGSDAFFTQSAINFLSSSIYFFATYEDGKYSDLPHILSFMNRSYKEIFDTLFTNEEIFSLLSPFKTAYENKAFDQLEGQVGTLKIFLSRLATKESFWVFSGDEMELKITNRENPSILILASDPGTQDINSALYSSVLNRTLRLINSKHNLPGGIIADEFPTIYIHKIDNVVATARSNKVAVLLGLQEIPQLRQFYKKEVADTISAIVGNILSGSARDKNTLEWLEKLFGKIKQKSYSQSISQQGTTTSINEKMDFMIPAGKIATLKTGEMVGMIAQGEENDTEEYKTSAMNGKINLDMKAIKQEEHNYVKMPSYYSFVDKMGNNRKNDVLMTNFRKINKEVELIVNEFTKNEK; encoded by the coding sequence ATGCAGGAACAACAACACCAAATTAAGATTTACGGATTCCTTCAGAAGGCGGTTTATGCGGTCGTGGCATTGGATTGTGCGTCGCTTTTCTACCTCGATGCAGATATTCCTATAGTTTCAAACCTATTGAAAAATTTCTCGAAGATGAGTTTCTTTTACCCACCCATCAACGCAAAGTTTGCGACCCTGATTCTCATTGGATTGGTCGCTGTCGGGACAAAGGCGAAGAAGAAAAAGGATTTGAACATCGCCACGGAAATCGTAATCCCCATGATATTGGGCTTGTTGATGATTTTTTCTTCACTCGTTTGGCAAAACGAGGCAGGAAACTCCAAACTCCCTAAAATTTTTCCTGCGCTGAATCTTTATCAGGTCATCTATGCCGTATTGTCTTTTTTGGGTGCAGTAATCCTTCAAATGGGAGCAGACGCCATCTCAAAACTCATGCAACAAAAAATGGGAAAAGACCGATGGAATGTAGAGGAAGAAAGTTTTGCCCAAAATCAGGAACTTGTAGAAACGGACACCTCGATCAATATCCCATATCTCTTCAGATACAGTAAAAAAATCAACAAGGGATGGGTCAATATCAATCCATTTCGTGGGACGATGGTGATTGGAACGCCTGGAAGTGGAAAGTCTTTCGGAATCATCAATCCCGCAATCAGGCAAATGATAGCGAAAGGCTTCTGCCTGTGTATTTACGATTTCAAGTTTCCCGATTTGGCGCAGATTGCCTACTACCATTATCTGTTGAAGAAAAGCAAAGATTCAGGGTATGAATACGATTTTCATGTCATCAATCTGAACGAGGTAGAAAAATCCAAAAGGGTAAATCCATTCAAAAAAGAATACATCCAAACCTTGGCGGAAGCACAGGAAATGGCGGAGTCAATGGTATCGTCGCTCCAAAAGGGAGGTTCAAGTTCGGGAGGCGGCTCCGATGCCTTTTTCACCCAATCTGCCATCAACTTTCTTTCGTCGAGTATCTACTTTTTTGCCACCTACGAGGACGGAAAATATTCGGATTTACCACATATCCTGTCCTTTATGAACCGAAGTTACAAGGAGATTTTTGACACACTTTTTACCAACGAGGAAATATTCTCACTGCTTTCTCCCTTTAAGACGGCGTATGAAAACAAGGCATTTGACCAGTTGGAGGGACAGGTCGGAACCTTGAAGATATTTCTCTCACGATTGGCGACCAAGGAAAGTTTCTGGGTGTTTTCGGGCGACGAAATGGAACTAAAAATTACGAACAGGGAGAATCCTTCCATCCTGATTTTGGCATCCGATCCAGGAACGCAGGACATCAATTCCGCCCTTTATTCATCGGTTTTGAACAGGACTTTACGACTCATCAACTCCAAACACAATTTGCCGGGAGGAATTATTGCTGACGAGTTTCCCACCATCTACATACATAAAATCGACAACGTGGTGGCGACCGCAAGGAGCAACAAAGTGGCAGTCTTATTGGGACTTCAGGAAATCCCACAACTCCGACAGTTTTACAAAAAAGAAGTTGCCGACACCATTTCCGCCATTGTTGGAAATATCCTTTCAGGTTCCGCAAGGGACAAAAATACTCTGGAATGGCTGGAGAAACTGTTCGGAAAAATCAAGCAAAAATCCTATTCCCAATCCATCTCCCAACAAGGAACGACGACCAGCATCAACGAGAAAATGGACTTTATGATTCCTGCAGGAAAAATTGCGACGCTCAAAACTGGCGAAATGGTCGGAATGATTGCTCAGGGCGAGGAAAACGACACCGAGGAATACAAAACTTCGGCGATGAACGGCAAAATCAATTTGGATATGAAGGCCATCAAACAGGAAGAACACAACTATGTGAAAATGCCTTCCTATTACTCATTTGTCGACAAAATGGGAAACAATCGTAAAAACGATGTCCTGATGACCAACTTCAGAAAAATCAATAAGGAGGTTGAATTAATCGTAAATGAATTTACTAAAAATGAAAAATAG
- a CDS encoding DUF4138 domain-containing protein produces MKTAINILLFLISNLFIAQTATKEQVISELPELVITEGVNLHIISPEPIQYVDLSTQKLTGDLPNTNIARIKITDAPTNVDPKEKAKTTSLLNGDKIGIITVVGQSFIAQYKAIYRNSENKNTVTNIHIQSEEMQPIELDKTRFSNLELTKFAMDIIQKKTEENPIREQKDLKLSMQLNNVYVISDYIFLDMTFKNSSNLSYDIEDLKFSIEDKKIYKATNNQSIEMTPIFRLYAPKHFRKNFRNIYVFKKFTFPNSKVMMIRLIEEQLSGRTIDMKVNYSDILKADTF; encoded by the coding sequence ATGAAAACAGCAATCAATATCCTATTATTCCTTATATCCAACCTTTTTATTGCCCAAACCGCAACCAAGGAACAAGTCATTTCGGAATTGCCCGAACTAGTGATTACGGAGGGCGTCAACCTGCACATCATCTCACCGGAACCCATCCAATATGTGGATTTGTCCACCCAAAAACTCACGGGTGATCTACCGAACACCAATATCGCGAGAATCAAGATCACGGATGCTCCTACCAACGTCGACCCAAAGGAAAAGGCAAAAACCACCTCTTTATTGAATGGCGACAAAATAGGAATAATAACCGTTGTAGGTCAGTCTTTTATTGCCCAATATAAGGCTATTTACAGAAATTCGGAAAATAAAAACACCGTGACCAACATCCATATCCAGTCGGAAGAGATGCAGCCGATTGAACTGGACAAAACCCGTTTTTCCAACTTGGAGCTGACCAAGTTTGCGATGGACATCATCCAGAAGAAGACGGAAGAAAATCCAATCAGGGAGCAGAAAGATCTTAAACTCAGTATGCAGCTCAACAATGTGTACGTTATCAGCGACTATATCTTTCTCGATATGACCTTCAAAAACAGCTCGAACCTGAGTTACGATATCGAAGACCTAAAATTTTCCATCGAGGACAAAAAAATCTACAAGGCGACCAACAATCAAAGCATCGAGATGACACCGATTTTTAGACTTTACGCCCCGAAACATTTCAGGAAAAATTTCAGAAACATCTATGTCTTCAAAAAATTCACTTTTCCGAACAGCAAGGTGATGATGATCCGCCTGATTGAGGAACAACTCTCGGGAAGAACCATCGACATGAAGGTGAATTATTCAGATATTTTAAAAGCAGATACATTTTAG
- the traM gene encoding conjugative transposon protein TraM has product MKKINFKEKKYVMPLLALPFLLLFVYVGAQFTKEDTSKKDKPKELSLSLGETRDSIMTKNDAYDAFFKKDDNRTMLGGLDKEQDSLLSYEDQLSLDQKRKIDSLKAVSSRQNQQASKGGNSSYYNPKQQNEDKDFKRSSEIIRMLNDKSYGKQDNEQLSENTKSGNQNAQQDPVKYLKQQMLVMDSLEKARDPEYQAKLLAEQKLKANREKMDEFLNSTFNVGKSGINSGFNAFYRKNENSFIKAVIDENNKGFLGSRIRFRLLEDIFVGNRKIEKGSILYGQISGFSMQRVDLKIVSVFTKGEILPVNLSIYDIDGLKGLYVPESVFRDMIREMGSNSVQGTQMDMGGQGFFTSIGSKLFTSTSKSIANLIKTNKAKLKYNSYVFLIDEKQLKDSQNQQKK; this is encoded by the coding sequence ATTAAGAAAATCAACTTTAAGGAAAAAAAATATGTGATGCCCCTTCTGGCATTGCCATTCCTGCTGCTCTTTGTGTATGTGGGTGCCCAATTTACCAAAGAGGACACCTCTAAAAAAGACAAGCCGAAAGAACTTTCCCTATCTCTGGGAGAAACACGGGACTCCATCATGACGAAGAATGATGCCTACGACGCCTTTTTCAAGAAGGACGACAATAGGACGATGCTCGGAGGATTGGACAAGGAACAGGATAGCCTGCTCAGTTATGAAGACCAGTTGTCCTTGGACCAGAAAAGAAAAATAGACTCACTAAAGGCGGTATCGAGCAGACAAAATCAGCAAGCGTCAAAAGGAGGCAACTCTTCCTACTACAATCCAAAACAACAAAACGAGGACAAGGACTTTAAAAGGTCTTCCGAAATCATTAGAATGCTGAACGACAAATCCTACGGAAAACAGGATAATGAGCAACTATCAGAAAATACAAAATCCGGCAATCAAAATGCCCAGCAGGACCCCGTAAAATATTTAAAACAGCAGATGCTCGTTATGGATTCTTTAGAGAAAGCAAGAGATCCGGAATACCAAGCCAAACTATTGGCGGAACAGAAACTCAAGGCAAACAGGGAAAAGATGGACGAGTTCCTCAATTCCACCTTCAATGTCGGCAAGTCGGGAATCAACAGTGGGTTCAATGCCTTCTACAGAAAGAATGAGAACAGCTTCATCAAAGCCGTGATTGATGAGAACAACAAGGGATTTCTGGGAAGCAGAATCCGGTTTCGATTGTTGGAAGACATCTTCGTCGGCAACAGAAAAATTGAGAAAGGCTCCATCCTTTACGGGCAAATCTCGGGATTTTCCATGCAGCGGGTTGACCTCAAGATTGTCTCGGTATTTACCAAGGGAGAAATTCTTCCCGTCAACCTTTCCATCTATGATATCGACGGTTTGAAGGGACTTTATGTTCCGGAAAGCGTCTTCAGGGACATGATTCGGGAAATGGGGAGCAACTCCGTACAGGGAACACAGATGGATATGGGCGGACAGGGATTTTTCACGAGCATCGGCTCAAAATTGTTCACTTCCACCTCCAAATCCATAGCCAACCTCATTAAAACCAACAAAGCCAAACTGAAATACAACTCCTATGTATTTCTCATCGACGAAAAACAGCTTAAAGACTCACAAAACCAACAAAAGAAATAA
- the traK gene encoding conjugative transposon protein TraK, producing MLIKNIEQRIKINKVVSLGTVAFAVIIVLAGFFFAYRMIQDSRKSIYILDNGVPVLAKQTDVLLNRPVEYKAQIELFHRLFFTLAPDDAYIKENIQKSLYLIDDSGKKEYTNLKEKGFYNQIVASSSMVSIHTDSISLNMEQQKFSFFGKQMITRKSAVITRKLITEGYFEDIIRSPNNPHGVMLKNWRIIDNEEISNQTKNSY from the coding sequence ATGCTGATCAAAAATATCGAACAAAGAATAAAAATCAACAAGGTAGTTTCATTGGGAACGGTGGCATTTGCCGTAATTATCGTATTGGCGGGCTTCTTCTTTGCCTATAGGATGATTCAGGATTCCAGAAAGTCCATCTACATTTTGGACAACGGAGTTCCGGTACTGGCAAAGCAGACCGATGTCTTGTTAAACAGACCCGTAGAATACAAAGCCCAAATTGAACTGTTCCACCGACTATTTTTCACCTTGGCTCCCGATGATGCCTACATCAAAGAGAATATTCAAAAATCACTGTACCTCATTGACGACAGCGGAAAAAAAGAATACACCAATCTCAAGGAAAAAGGCTTCTACAACCAGATTGTGGCCTCCAGTTCCATGGTCAGTATTCATACGGATTCCATCTCGCTCAATATGGAGCAACAGAAATTCTCCTTTTTCGGAAAGCAGATGATTACCAGAAAGTCTGCCGTGATTACAAGAAAATTGATTACCGAAGGATACTTTGAGGACATCATCCGAAGTCCAAACAATCCGCACGGTGTGATGCTTAAAAATTGGAGGATTATCGACAACGAGGAAATCTCCAACCAAACCAAAAATTCCTACTAA